GGCGCTTACCAGTTTAAAAGTGCTGGGCGCACATTGACTTCCTACGATTGGTTTTTCAAGGTACGCGACTACTTTGAATCGGTGGCTGATGCTGAAACATTGATGCCATACTGGTTTACACGCAACACCAGCGAAGGGGGTTATAAGGCATATGAAAAGTACAACTTTGACTACCCAAACAAGCAGATTATTACACAAATTGAGAACAGTAATAAACCCTTCACCAAAAGTATCGTACCACTTGGGGATGGAGTAATGGATGTTCAAACGGCAGTTTATTATGCCCGTTCGCTTGACTTCAGCCAAATGGAACCCGGAGACAAAATCACTTTCCACCTGATGATTGACGGTCGCGTGTATGAAATCTTCGGAAGATATCTTGGGATGGAGCATGTGGAGAATTATGACGGCTCAAAATACCGCTGCCACAAGTTTTCGGTATTGTTGGTTGAAGGGACAATTTTCAGTGGTGGCGAAGATTTGTTTGTGTGGGTTACCGACGACAGAAATAAAATCCCCATCCTGGTTGAAGCTAAGATCCTCGTAGGCTCCGTAAAAGCCTATTTCGTCAAAGCCGAAAATCTGAAGTTTCCTATGGAAACCACAGTTGGAAAATGATTCATTACAACCCTGAAAGGGTTGGATTACTGTAGGTTAAGATAACCGATTGAAC
The sequence above is drawn from the Bacteroidales bacterium genome and encodes:
- a CDS encoding DUF3108 domain-containing protein, with product MNVLDKVLKKMPLTDKNKIYSNAGPKRWRGWITIFMGIWKKLNHFATVAFLIFRSISSKPLPIFAIPLITVLLSVQILLPAQPVELPFKAGEKLYYQVAYNWHFVWVEAGKAEFLVDSLKYGERGAYQFKSAGRTLTSYDWFFKVRDYFESVADAETLMPYWFTRNTSEGGYKAYEKYNFDYPNKQIITQIENSNKPFTKSIVPLGDGVMDVQTAVYYARSLDFSQMEPGDKITFHLMIDGRVYEIFGRYLGMEHVENYDGSKYRCHKFSVLLVEGTIFSGGEDLFVWVTDDRNKIPILVEAKILVGSVKAYFVKAENLKFPMETTVGK